The following proteins are co-located in the Gossypium hirsutum isolate 1008001.06 chromosome A02, Gossypium_hirsutum_v2.1, whole genome shotgun sequence genome:
- the LOC121209692 gene encoding UDP-glycosyltransferase 72E1 codes for MAMVVHEALPSLRSAILAMEVQPIALIVDMFATEAFVVAEEFMMLKYVFVTTNAWFLALTVHGPNLDKEVDRDDHINNQKPIHIPGCEPVRFVDCYEQFLRRNKVYFRMGTEISTANGILVNTFYDLEPRTLAALHDTRKVGLAPKAPVYPIGPLVRPVELSLRGEVLNWLDMQPKESVLYVSFGSGGTLSAKQTIELAWGLENSQQRFIWVVRPPVENDSAATVFKSNGVYNDFLDYFPEGFLNRTCKNGLVVPKWAPQTEILSHPSIGGFLSHCGWNSSLESIVNGVPMIVWPLYAEQKMNATVLAEHIGVATRSKLLASQGVVGRGAIAAMIRKFMVDKEGEVIRAKVKMLKSCAVKALSNGGTSYNALATVAEECKIGMQRRNAKTG; via the coding sequence ATGGCGATGGTGGTCCACGAGGCTTTACCGAGCTTACGATCCGCCATATTAGCGATGGAAGTCCAACCCATCGCTCTTATTGTCGACATGTTTGCGACCGAAGCTTTTGTTGTTGCTGAAGAGTTCATGATGTTGAAGTATGTTTTCGTCACTACTAATGCTTGGTTTCTTGCCCTTACAGTCCATGGACCGAACCTCGATAAGGAAGTGGATCGAGATGATCACATTAACAATCAAAAGCCTATTCACATTCCCGGCTGTGAACCGGTTCGGTTTGTTGATTGTTACGAGCAATTTCTGCGACGAAACAAGGTGTATTTCCGCATGGGAACTGAGATATCCACAGCAAACGGAATACTAGTGAACACGTTTTACGATCTGGAACCACGGACACTTGCTGCTTTGCATGATACACGGAAGGTAGGACTGGCTCCGAAAGCGCCCGTTTACCCAATTGGACCGTTGGTGAGGCCAGTTGAGCTGAGTTTGAGAGGTGAAGTTCTGAACTGGCTCGATATGCAACCTAAAGAATCGGTGTTATATGTTTCTTTCGGAAGTGGTGGAACCCTTTCGGCGAAGCAAACCATAGAGTTGGCATGGGGTTTAGAAAACAGTCAACAACGGTTCATTTGGGTGGTTCGTCCACCGGTAGAGAATGATTCAGCAGCGACAGTTTTTAAGTCAAACGGCGTCTACAATGACTTCCTGGACTACTTTCCCGAAGGGTTCTTGAATCGGACCTGCAAAAACGGGTTGGTGGTTCCAAAGTGGGCACCTCAAACTGAAATCTTGAGCCATCCATCCATAGGTGGATTTTTGTCTCATTGCGGGTGGAATTCAAGTCTGGAGAGTATTGTCAACGGTGTTCCAATGATCGTGTGGCCATTATACGCCGAACAAAAGATGAATGCTACGGTACTAGCTGAGCACATTGGGGTGGCAACCAGATCGAAGTTGTTAGCTTCACAGGGTGTGGTTGGGAGAGGTGCGATAGCGGCAATGATTCGAAAGTTCATGGTCGATAAAGAAGGTGAAGTAATTAGAGCCAAAGTGAAAATGCTAAAATCATGCGCTGTAAAGGCTCTTAGCAATGGCGGCACCTCTTATAATGCTCTGGCTACAGTCGCCGAAGAGTGCAAGATTGGAATGCAACGCCGGAATGCAAAAACAGGCTGA